The Desulfovibrio piger DNA segment TTCCTCGCGCAATTGTCTTCCGGTCTCGCAGACCATCAGCGGCCAGGTACCGGATACCTTGCCCGGATTGGAAGAGGCCCCCTGGAAGGCCCGCTGGGAAGAATTGCGGCGTTTGCCGCCCGTGCTCTCCAAAGGCAGCGCCCCTGTTTCCGGTCTGCCTTTTGCCATGGACGAGGGCGGAGCGGGCGGCCTGAGTGCCGTTACGGATCCGGCGCAGGACCCGCTGGCCGCCCTGCAGGAGGAAGACGGCGAAAAGCCCCTGCCGCCCCCGGACGGTTTTGCCCTGGAGCTGACGCCGCAGTATGCTGACGGCTCTGTGGAGATATCGGGATTCGGCATGGCGCTTGCCGTGGGCATTCTGGCGGGCCTGCTGCTCAATGCCATGCCCTGCGTCCTGCCGGTGCTGACCTTCAAGATCAGCGGTCTGCTGCTCATGGGCGGCAGGGGAGACAAGGAGAGCCTGCGGCGTTTCCGCGAGCACAACCTCTTTTTCTCCGCAGGCATCATGACCCTGTTCACCCTGCTGGCTCTGGTGCTGGGCGCCGCCGACATGATCTGGGGGCAGCTCTATCAGCAGCAGAGCCTGCTGCTGGGCCTGGTGATGCTGGTCTTCCTCATGGGCCTTTCCATGCTGGGGGTCTTCACCCTGCCGGTCATCGACCTCAAGGCCGGTGCCAACAGCAAGAATCCCCGTCTGCAACCCTACCTGACCGGTCTGGTCTCCACCTTCCTGGCCACGCCGTGCAGCGGTCCGCTGCTGGGCGGTGTGCTGGGCTGGGCCTTCACCCAGCCGCTGCTGGTCCTGATGGTGGTCTTTTGGGCCGTGGGCCTGGGCATGGCCCTGCCGTACATCCTGTTCAGCATCTGGCCCCAGCTGGCCCGCATCCTGCCGCGTCCGGGCAACTGGATGAAAGTCTTTGAACGCGTCCTGGGCTTCTGCCTGCTGGGCACGGCCCTGTATCTGCTCTCCATCCTGCCGGTGGAAAAGCATATGCAGGTCCTGTGCGTGCTGCTGGTGCTTTCGCTGGTGGCC contains these protein-coding regions:
- a CDS encoding protein-disulfide reductase DsbD family protein; protein product: MQPHFAEGPDGIVMAVEMAFPQGYHAYAHESGDAGRPTTLSIRLDDGSGLPVWYPQGFMQRDLFDPDATVYVYESPTTLFVLLPHEARHRGFEAVLSMLLCSSRNCLPVSQTISGQVPDTLPGLEEAPWKARWEELRRLPPVLSKGSAPVSGLPFAMDEGGAGGLSAVTDPAQDPLAALQEEDGEKPLPPPDGFALELTPQYADGSVEISGFGMALAVGILAGLLLNAMPCVLPVLTFKISGLLLMGGRGDKESLRRFREHNLFFSAGIMTLFTLLALVLGAADMIWGQLYQQQSLLLGLVMLVFLMGLSMLGVFTLPVIDLKAGANSKNPRLQPYLTGLVSTFLATPCSGPLLGGVLGWAFTQPLLVLMVVFWAVGLGMALPYILFSIWPQLARILPRPGNWMKVFERVLGFCLLGTALYLLSILPVEKHMQVLCVLLVLSLVAWLWGQFCGPASPRLRCRIIGALTVLILVGSFIWVLRPAAPLVQWREFSPEQFQADLGQKAMLLEFTADSCPNCKVLEATVLTDERMRKLRARYGMELIRVDLTGVNAYGIRLLEALGSKSIPLTALFPAGEQASSPLVLRDVYTAGTLEDALEKAFGQ